In Dehalococcoidales bacterium, a genomic segment contains:
- a CDS encoding pentapeptide repeat-containing protein, which produces MSSMSFTEETYYKQSFTGLALAEETVKAISYEECIFDGCSLINIKLVDCRFAGCKFNDCTLSAVTPMGCRLDGVTFTNCKTIGIDWTLAQMFREISFKNSQLNYSNFRLMKIPKIKMTDCEVKDADFTEADLSNGDFHNTDFEKSRFIKTNLSGANFKNARNYAIDTRSCTLKKTRFSYPEVLTLLNSLDIIIE; this is translated from the coding sequence ATGTCAAGCATGAGCTTCACGGAGGAGACCTACTACAAGCAAAGCTTTACCGGGCTGGCGCTGGCAGAGGAGACGGTCAAGGCCATCTCCTATGAAGAGTGCATCTTCGACGGGTGCAGCTTGATCAACATCAAGCTGGTGGACTGCCGGTTCGCCGGGTGCAAGTTCAACGACTGCACCCTGAGCGCCGTCACCCCGATGGGCTGCCGCCTGGACGGCGTGACTTTTACCAACTGCAAAACGATAGGCATAGACTGGACGCTGGCGCAGATGTTCCGGGAAATATCATTTAAAAACAGCCAGCTGAACTACTCCAACTTCCGGCTGATGAAAATACCCAAGATAAAGATGACCGACTGCGAGGTGAAGGACGCCGATTTCACGGAGGCGGACCTGAGCAACGGCGACTTTCACAATACGGACTTCGAGAAAAGCCGGTTTATCAAGACTAACCTCTCCGGGGCGAATTTCAAAAACGCGAGGAACTACGCCATAGATACCAGGAGCTGCACACTGAAAAAGACGCGGTTTTCTTACCCGGAGGTGCTGACGCTATTGAACAGCCTGGATATCATTATCGAGTAG
- a CDS encoding nuclear transport factor 2 family protein — protein MTQKGLDAKVAALEKELTRLKDIEAIRKLEHAYSYYLVMWLPDEIIALFSERDDTTLEWPEGTFFGKDGLQRFFGRINTGKDPEFMHQMMHLTDVIDISEDGLTGQGRWWGFGAMALVAPGGGIMQALACGIYENEFIKEDGIWKLWKIKWVPVYSATPATGWVKPERIAKPQPPREGEEGNVGDWWQPDKPAKGIPYSYPSGYILPFHFKHPVTGKNTAEEKRNRKVKGAKK, from the coding sequence ATGACGCAAAAAGGACTGGACGCAAAGGTAGCCGCGCTGGAGAAAGAGTTGACCCGGCTCAAGGATATCGAGGCCATCAGGAAGCTGGAACACGCTTACAGCTATTACCTGGTGATGTGGCTGCCGGATGAAATCATCGCTCTGTTTTCTGAAAGGGACGATACCACCCTGGAATGGCCGGAGGGCACGTTCTTCGGTAAGGACGGACTGCAAAGGTTCTTCGGCCGGATTAATACCGGCAAGGACCCGGAGTTCATGCACCAGATGATGCACCTCACGGACGTCATTGATATCAGCGAGGACGGACTGACCGGCCAGGGGCGCTGGTGGGGCTTCGGCGCGATGGCCCTGGTCGCCCCGGGAGGGGGCATCATGCAGGCCCTCGCCTGCGGCATCTACGAAAATGAGTTCATTAAAGAGGACGGTATCTGGAAGCTCTGGAAAATAAAGTGGGTGCCGGTCTATTCCGCCACCCCGGCCACCGGCTGGGTCAAGCCGGAGAGAATCGCCAAGCCCCAGCCCCCCCGCGAAGGTGAAGAGGGCAACGTCGGTGACTGGTGGCAGCCGGATAAACCCGCCAAGGGTATACCCTACAGCTACCCCTCCGGCTATATTTTGCCCTTCCACTTCAAGCACCCGGTAACGGGCAAAAATACCGCGGAAGAAAAGAGGAATCGGAAAGTAAAGGGAGCCAAGAAGTAA
- a CDS encoding 4Fe-4S dicluster domain-containing protein produces the protein MENEEQIFRALQQHLDKGPVGFPATPSGADIALLKKLFTPEEARIGACLSTIKLEPATRIHRRVKKLGLKMTLDEMKQALNTMARKGTILVYSQGLREKHYKNAGVTAGGIVDFQVDRLTREMADTFHQYHVEAFAAAEMTGARSIPQLRTIPVEKSIPIAEKHAVTTYDDVRRLLDDAPGPYAVANCVCRQTKDIQGEPCQHSDIRETCLQIGSDHARQYVEMGIARYVGKEEALQILERAQQAGFILQPENSQRPEAICCCCGDCCGLLSAVKKSPRPADMYASNYYVSVDTALCQACGACVQRCQLEARTIVNGAAAVDLNRCIGCGNCVTTCASGATRLVKKATPLVPPKNKDAAFLKIMSGKAGGWGMIKLRLKMMLGMRV, from the coding sequence ATGGAAAACGAAGAGCAGATTTTCCGCGCGCTCCAGCAGCACCTGGATAAAGGCCCGGTGGGCTTTCCAGCCACCCCCTCCGGGGCGGATATAGCTTTACTGAAGAAGCTTTTTACCCCGGAGGAAGCGCGTATAGGCGCCTGCCTTTCCACCATCAAGCTGGAGCCAGCCACCCGCATTCACCGTCGCGTAAAAAAACTGGGTCTTAAGATGACTCTTGACGAGATGAAACAAGCCCTGAATACCATGGCGCGCAAGGGCACCATCCTGGTCTACAGCCAGGGTTTGAGGGAAAAGCATTACAAAAACGCCGGCGTCACGGCCGGGGGCATCGTGGACTTCCAGGTGGACCGGCTGACCAGGGAGATGGCGGACACCTTCCATCAGTACCACGTCGAGGCTTTCGCCGCCGCGGAAATGACCGGGGCGCGTTCCATCCCCCAGCTCCGCACCATCCCGGTGGAGAAAAGCATCCCCATCGCGGAAAAGCACGCCGTGACCACCTACGACGACGTACGCCGCCTGCTGGACGACGCGCCGGGGCCTTACGCCGTGGCCAACTGCGTTTGCCGCCAGACCAAGGACATCCAGGGGGAGCCCTGCCAACATTCCGATATCCGCGAGACCTGCCTCCAGATAGGCTCCGACCACGCCCGGCAGTACGTGGAAATGGGCATCGCGCGGTACGTGGGCAAAGAGGAAGCTTTGCAGATACTGGAAAGAGCGCAGCAGGCGGGTTTCATTCTCCAGCCGGAAAACTCACAGCGACCGGAGGCCATCTGCTGCTGCTGCGGGGACTGCTGCGGCCTGCTCTCCGCGGTCAAGAAATCCCCCCGCCCCGCCGATATGTACGCCTCCAACTACTACGTAAGCGTGGATACCGCCCTCTGTCAAGCCTGCGGCGCCTGCGTCCAACGCTGCCAGCTGGAAGCGCGCACAATAGTGAACGGCGCGGCGGCAGTGGATTTAAACCGCTGCATAGGCTGCGGCAACTGCGTCACCACCTGCGCGTCCGGCGCTACCAGGCTGGTAAAAAAAGCTACGCCGCTGGTGCCCCCCAAAAACAAAGACGCCGCCTTCCTGAAAATAATGTCCGGCAAGGCGGGCGGGTGGGGAATGATTAAGCTGCGGCTGAAGATGATGCTGGGGATGAGGGTGTGA
- a CDS encoding VTT domain-containing protein yields MNDNTGDKPKKPGILPWLRKRLIALAGLLGAVAIFAAVGIAYLKNPDMFDKLQGYGYLGAFVISVILNATIIIPVSNMTVVAALGATLPMPWLVGVIAGLGAGFGEMTGYVAGRSGRALLAKNKIYLRLEGWVWRWGGIAVFCLSILPLAFDIVGIIAGAMRMPIWKFFTATWLGRTISYVAVAYFGSMIFKYIPFLGN; encoded by the coding sequence ATGAATGACAATACCGGCGACAAGCCGAAAAAACCCGGGATACTGCCCTGGCTCCGGAAAAGGCTGATCGCTTTAGCCGGATTGTTGGGGGCTGTCGCCATTTTTGCCGCCGTGGGGATTGCTTACCTTAAAAACCCCGATATGTTTGATAAGCTCCAGGGCTATGGCTATTTGGGCGCTTTTGTTATCAGCGTTATCCTCAATGCCACTATTATCATACCGGTCAGCAATATGACGGTGGTGGCGGCGCTGGGCGCAACGTTGCCGATGCCCTGGCTGGTGGGTGTAATCGCCGGTCTCGGGGCGGGTTTCGGGGAGATGACCGGTTACGTGGCCGGCCGCAGCGGTCGCGCCTTGCTCGCCAAGAATAAAATCTATCTACGGTTGGAGGGCTGGGTATGGCGCTGGGGCGGGATTGCGGTGTTCTGCCTTTCCATTCTGCCGCTGGCTTTTGACATCGTGGGGATTATCGCCGGCGCTATGCGCATGCCCATATGGAAATTCTTCACCGCCACCTGGCTGGGCCGGACGATATCGTACGTGGCGGTGGCTTACTTCGGTTCGATGATTTTCAAGTATATACCGTTTTTAGGGAACTAG